From Mauremys mutica isolate MM-2020 ecotype Southern chromosome 15, ASM2049712v1, whole genome shotgun sequence, one genomic window encodes:
- the LOC123350238 gene encoding heterogeneous nuclear ribonucleoprotein U-like protein 1 isoform X5, producing MKTEVKQEEPAPGYNLPAPGYNLPAPGYNAPSYNAPSSGYNTSSYGAPSSGYSAPTPGYNAPPSGYNAPDPSQPRQQQQPQGRKRPYEEQRGRGYYEHREDKRGRSPQPPAEDDEEEFDETLVAIDTYNCDLHFKVARDRYSGYPLTIEGFAYLWSGARATYGVRQGRVCYEMKINEEISVKHLPSTEPDPHVVRIGWSLDSCSTQLGEEPFSYGYGGTGKKSSSCKFENYGETFSENDVIACLVDFECGEEVEMSFMKNGKWLGVAYRARKEALGGQALFPHVLVKNCAIEFNFGQREDTYFPVPPGFTFIQHVPLAERIRGTIGPKSKAECEILMMVGLPAAGKTTWAIKHAAANPAKKYNILGTNAIMDKMRVMGLRRQRNYAGRWDVLIQQATQCLNRLIQIAARKKRNYILDQTNVYGSAQRRKMRPFEGFQRKAIVICPTDEDLKDRTIKRTDEEGKDVPDHAVLEMKANFTLPEAGDFLDAVIYIELQRDEAETLVKQYNEEGKKAGPPPEKRFDNRGGGGGGFRGRGGGFQRFDNRGGGSGPQGGNRGGFQNRGGSGGGFRGGGGGGSGGSGGSGGGGGGFNRGSYTQNRWTSGTRDNNSSPRGSYSRNTQPQSSYSPARNQSSYKPPSSTPPAPSSTPSSSYSQQQQQQQQQPSYPQPYTQASYTQGGGYTPSYNYGSYTGYSQSYTQPPPPTAQTYNQQNYNQYQQYAQQWSQYYQNQSQWPPYYGSYDYGSYSGSSQGGSSTQ from the exons ATGAAGACGGAAGTAAAGCAAGAAGAACCAGCTCCTGGCTATAACTTGCCGGCTCCTGGCTATAACTTGCCGGCTCCTGGCTACAACGCCCCTAGCTACAATGCACCCTCCTCTGGCTACAACACCTCCAGTTACGGTGCCCCCAGCTCTGGCTACAGCGCCCCCACTCCTGGCTACAATGCGCCCCCCTCTGGCTACAATGCACCTGATCCATCTCAgcccagacagcagcagcagccacagggcCGCAAGAGACCTTATGAAGAACAGCGAGGGCGAGGGTATTACGAACACCGGGAAGATAAGAG GGGCCGATCGCCTCAGCCTCCTGCAGAAGACGACGAAGAAGAGTTTGATGAGACGCTAGTGGCCATTGATACAT ATAATTgcgacttgcatttcaaagtagCCAGGGACCGATACAGCGGCTACCCGCTGACCATAGAAGGCTTCGCTTATCTGTGGTCAGGTGCCCGAGCTACCTACGGCGTGAGGCAAGGGCGAGTCTGCTACGAGATGAAG ATCAATGAAGAAATCTCTGTAAAACACCTTCCTTCCACAGAACCCGATCCTCACGTCGTGCGCATTGGCTGGTCCCTGGACTCTTGCAGCACTCAGTTAG GGGAAGAGCCCTTTTCCTACGGTTACGGAGGCACCGGGAAGAAATCCAGCAGCTGCAAATTCGAGAACTACGGCGAAACGTTCTCGGAGAACGACGTCATCGCCTGCCTTGTT GACTTtgagtgtggggaggaggtggagatgtCCTTCATGAAGAACGGGAAGTGGCTGGGCGTGGCTTATCGGGCACGAAAGGAAGCGCTGGGTGGCCAGGCGCTCTTCCCGCACGTCCTGGTGAAGAACTGCGCCATCGAGTTCAACTTTGGGCAGCGGGAAGACACCTACTTCCCCGTCCCCCCAGGCTTCACCTTCATTCAGCACGTTCCGCTGGCCGAGCGCATCCGTGGGACCATAGGACCAAAGAGTAAAGCAGAGTGTGAG atcCTCATGATGGTGGGGTTACCTGCTGCTGGCAAGACCACGTGGGCCATAAAACATGCGGCTGCCAATCCAGCGAAGAAATACAACATTCTGGGAACAAACGCCATCATGGATAAGATGAGG GTGATGGGACTTCGCCGCCAGCGCAACTACGCGGGCCGCTGGGACGTCCTCATCCAGCAAGCGACGCAGTGCCTGAACCGCCTGATCCAGATCGCCGCCCGGAAGAAACGCAACTACATCCTGGATCAG ACAAATGTTTATGGATCTGCCCAGAGACGAAAAATGCGTCCTTTTGAAGGTTTCCAACGCAAGGCCATTGTAATTTGTCCCACGGATGAGGATTTAAAAGATCGAACAATAAAGCGCACTGATGAGGAGGGGAAGGATGTGCCAGATCATGCAGTGTTAGAAATGAAAG CCAACTTCACGCTGCCGGAGGCTGGCGACTTCCTGGACGCAGTGATCTACATCGAGCTGCAGCGGGACGAGGCGGAGACACTGGTGAAGCAGTACAAcgaggagggcaagaaagccgGGCCCCCGCCGGAGAAACGCTTTGACAaccggggcggcggcggcggcggcttccGGGGCCGCGGGGGCGGCTTCCAGCGCTTCGACAACCGCGGGGGGGGCAGCGGCCCGCAAGGAGGCAATCGCGGCGGCTTCCAGAACCGAGGGGGCAGCGGAGGCGGCTtccggggcggcgggggaggaggcagcggaggaagtggtggcagtggcggaggaggaggag GCTTCAACCGGGGCAGCTACACCCAGAATCGCTGGACAAGCGGCACCAGAGACAACAACTCCAGCCCCCGGGGCAGCTACAGCCGGAACACCCAGCCGCAGAGCAGCTACAGCCCCGCTCGCAACCAGAGTAGCTACAAGCCTCCCAGCAGCACCCCGcccgcccccagcagcacccccagcagcagctacagtcagcagcagcagcagcagcagcagcag CCAAGTTACCCTCAGCCCTACACCCAGGCAAGCTACACCCAAGGAGGAGGGTACACTCCCAGCTACAACTATGGAAGCTACACCGGTTATAGCCAAAGCTACACCCAGCCTCCACCACCGACAGCACAGACCTACAATCAGCAGAACTACAACCAATACCAACAG TACGCCCAGCAGTGGAGCCAGTACTATCAGAACCAGAGCCAGTGGCCTCCATATTACGGCAGCTACGACTACGGGAGCTATTCCGGCAGCTCCCAGGGAGGCTCCAGCACTCAGTGA